Proteins encoded together in one Thermophilibacter immobilis window:
- the buk gene encoding butyrate kinase: MAGKGTERAWRVLAVNPGSTSTKVGLFEGDACVFSENVSHSAARLAEFESISAQLPYRRETILSALDAHEIELFSIDAFVGRGGGLVSIEGGTYVVDALLLRDARMGVNGVQHPAQLGSQLAHELAERAGGRSAFVVNPPDTDELCDLARMTGIRGVYRHVHLHALNLKETAVRHACTLGRPYEECNLVICHIGGGISISAHRHGRMMDGYDIVGGEGPMAPTRCGAVPVVDLLDYLGEHDAADVRALCTRAGGFVDLLGTSDALEVSERAAMGDVPARRAWDAMVYQICKGIGSMACALEGRVDGILLGGGMVRNKGLVADIRRRCDWIAPVTAYPGEFELEAMAAGACRVLDGEEQARVYTGIPVFTGFADEV, from the coding sequence GTGGCAGGCAAGGGGACGGAACGCGCGTGGCGCGTACTCGCTGTCAACCCCGGCTCCACCTCGACCAAGGTCGGTCTCTTCGAGGGGGACGCGTGCGTCTTCTCGGAGAACGTCTCGCACTCCGCCGCACGCCTCGCGGAGTTCGAGAGCATCTCGGCGCAGCTGCCCTACCGGCGGGAGACTATTCTGTCGGCGCTCGACGCTCATGAGATCGAGCTCTTCTCGATTGACGCCTTCGTGGGGCGCGGAGGGGGATTGGTATCGATCGAGGGCGGTACGTATGTCGTGGATGCCCTCCTGCTGCGCGACGCGCGCATGGGTGTCAACGGCGTCCAGCATCCCGCTCAGCTTGGCAGCCAGCTCGCTCACGAGCTCGCGGAGCGGGCGGGGGGACGCTCGGCCTTCGTGGTGAACCCACCGGACACCGACGAACTCTGCGACCTCGCACGCATGACGGGCATACGGGGTGTGTACCGCCACGTGCACCTTCATGCGCTCAACCTCAAGGAGACCGCTGTTCGCCACGCGTGCACGCTCGGTCGTCCCTACGAGGAGTGCAACCTCGTCATCTGTCACATCGGGGGCGGGATATCGATCTCGGCGCATCGGCACGGCCGGATGATGGACGGCTACGACATCGTGGGTGGCGAAGGGCCCATGGCGCCGACGCGTTGCGGAGCGGTGCCCGTGGTCGACCTTCTCGACTACCTTGGCGAGCACGACGCGGCTGACGTGCGCGCTCTCTGCACCCGAGCGGGCGGCTTTGTTGATCTGCTCGGCACGTCGGACGCACTTGAGGTGAGTGAGCGCGCCGCCATGGGTGACGTCCCCGCCCGTCGCGCGTGGGACGCCATGGTCTACCAGATCTGCAAGGGGATTGGCTCGATGGCCTGTGCGCTTGAAGGTCGGGTGGACGGGATTCTCCTGGGAGGCGGCATGGTGAGGAACAAGGGCCTGGTCGCTGACATCAGACGCAGATGTGACTGGATAGCGCCGGTCACGGCCTATCCTGGTGAGTTCGAGCTTGAGGCAATGGCTGCGGGTGCCTGTCGCGTGCTGGACGGGGAGGAGCAGGCACGTGTCTACACGGGGATTCCGGTGTTTACGGGATTCGCTGACGAAGTCTGA
- a CDS encoding acyl carrier protein: MSHDEILSKVAEFAASAYHYDGGITVQTTFEELGKGSMKMIALTSMIENELDAEVPIREVMTMKTVGELVERVADEME, from the coding sequence ATGTCCCACGATGAGATTCTTTCCAAGGTCGCCGAGTTTGCGGCCTCCGCCTATCACTACGACGGCGGCATCACCGTCCAGACCACCTTCGAGGAGCTCGGCAAGGGCTCTATGAAGATGATCGCGCTCACGTCGATGATTGAGAACGAGCTCGACGCCGAGGTCCCCATCCGTGAGGTCATGACCATGAAGACCGTCGGGGAGCTCGTCGAGCGCGTCGCCGACGAGATGGAGTAG
- a CDS encoding amino acid ABC transporter permease, which translates to MSMSFSLIEPYLPLFRGGVVVTLEVTGASLVLAFALGALIAVLKVLHVRALSLILGLYTSLFRGIPLIVLLFMAYFATPQLTGYKISMFAASVLTLGLNGSATVSETLRGGIEGVDRGQYDAARAIGLTYPAMMVRVIIPQALRSVAPALVNEVITLLKGTSLVAVIGLADVMRTAQGIQAITYRAFEPFAVAAVIYYVIVMALAALGRALERRLR; encoded by the coding sequence ATGAGCATGAGCTTCTCGCTGATAGAGCCCTACCTGCCCCTGTTTAGGGGAGGCGTGGTCGTGACGCTCGAGGTCACCGGTGCCTCGCTCGTCCTGGCGTTCGCCCTCGGCGCGCTCATCGCGGTGCTCAAGGTGCTGCACGTGCGCGCGCTGAGCCTCATCCTGGGCCTCTACACCTCGCTCTTCCGCGGGATTCCGCTCATCGTCTTGCTCTTCATGGCGTACTTCGCCACGCCGCAGCTCACGGGCTACAAGATCTCGATGTTCGCCGCCAGCGTGCTCACGCTGGGACTCAATGGCTCGGCCACCGTCTCCGAGACGCTGCGCGGCGGCATCGAGGGGGTCGACCGGGGGCAATACGACGCCGCGCGCGCGATCGGGCTCACCTACCCTGCCATGATGGTGCGCGTCATCATCCCACAGGCGCTGCGCTCGGTGGCCCCCGCCCTGGTGAACGAGGTCATCACGCTGCTCAAGGGCACGTCGCTCGTCGCCGTGATCGGACTGGCGGACGTGATGCGCACCGCCCAGGGCATCCAGGCGATCACCTATCGCGCCTTTGAGCCGTTCGCCGTGGCCGCCGTCATCTACTACGTCATCGTGATGGCGCTCGCCGCGCTCGGGCGCGCGCTGGAACGTCGGCTGCGCTAA
- a CDS encoding GntR family transcriptional regulator has translation MISNDDTHPDLLYSQVETGLRQQIISGALGVGDKLPTEFELCELYDVSRITVRRAVQNLVDEGLVYRLRGRGTFVSAPKRVIKKGSPNNFGYHAFSDLGGKSPRRVLERSRLAADAKLSSLLEVDEGAPVSLVKRLVFEETIPIAIDFVYVSGQLFPTFLEDLGEDMSLYQLLSEHYGLKLGVEELTIDVSTAREDEARLLSCIVGSPLYILYKITRDKAGTPLHYSKSVMRGDRASFRFVISQDGRIVTQ, from the coding sequence ATGATTTCGAATGATGACACGCATCCTGACCTGCTCTACTCACAGGTCGAAACGGGGTTACGACAGCAGATTATCTCGGGTGCCCTTGGCGTTGGTGACAAGCTTCCCACCGAGTTTGAGTTGTGCGAGCTCTATGATGTGAGCCGCATTACCGTGCGCAGGGCCGTTCAGAATCTCGTTGACGAGGGGCTGGTCTATCGCCTGCGCGGCCGTGGGACGTTCGTCTCTGCTCCCAAGCGTGTCATAAAAAAAGGGTCACCCAACAACTTTGGCTATCATGCCTTCTCTGACCTGGGTGGGAAGAGCCCCCGACGCGTGCTCGAGCGCAGCAGGCTCGCGGCGGACGCAAAGCTCTCCTCATTGCTCGAAGTTGACGAGGGGGCTCCCGTCTCGCTGGTCAAGCGCCTCGTGTTTGAGGAGACCATCCCCATCGCAATCGACTTTGTCTACGTGTCTGGCCAACTCTTTCCCACGTTTCTTGAGGACCTGGGCGAGGACATGAGTCTCTATCAGCTGCTCTCTGAGCACTATGGGCTCAAGCTTGGGGTCGAGGAGCTTACCATCGATGTCTCTACGGCGCGAGAGGACGAGGCACGCCTGCTCTCATGCATCGTGGGATCTCCACTCTACATTCTCTATAAGATAACAAGAGACAAGGCCGGGACGCCCCTTCACTACTCGAAGTCAGTGATGAGGGGCGACCGGGCCTCGTTTAGGTTCGTCATCTCTCAGGACGGTCGAATCGTCACGCAGTAG
- a CDS encoding transaldolase family protein — translation MIELCLVSMDPEEIRCVTDVYPCNCFADNPTVAVRALESADTSFFERSREVRSLVGDDVKLYLEVMGDTTDEMVSDAQRIVAEVGGNTLVKIPACQEGYRALERLRELGIRASCTAIFDVGQALLAARAGAVCVAVYVSRLDRQGSSGLGVVHQIRAAFDLHDIDCMVCAASLKTACDVEQALLCGAQNVTVDLSLLEVMASSPLGTSSVGFTQSK, via the coding sequence ATGATTGAGCTCTGTCTGGTCAGCATGGATCCCGAGGAAATAAGATGTGTAACGGACGTCTACCCCTGCAACTGCTTCGCTGATAACCCTACCGTTGCCGTCCGTGCACTTGAGAGCGCCGATACTTCCTTCTTCGAGCGCTCCCGCGAGGTAAGATCGCTCGTAGGAGATGACGTCAAGCTCTATCTCGAGGTGATGGGCGACACCACAGACGAGATGGTCTCCGACGCGCAGCGAATCGTCGCCGAGGTGGGCGGAAACACACTCGTGAAGATACCTGCCTGCCAAGAGGGTTATCGCGCCCTCGAGCGCCTCCGCGAACTGGGCATCCGTGCCTCCTGCACAGCCATCTTCGATGTTGGACAGGCGCTTCTCGCCGCACGGGCGGGTGCAGTGTGCGTCGCCGTCTATGTGAGCCGTCTCGACCGACAGGGTTCGAGCGGACTGGGAGTCGTGCATCAGATACGCGCCGCCTTCGACCTGCATGACATCGACTGCATGGTGTGCGCGGCCTCGCTCAAGACGGCGTGCGACGTCGAGCAGGCCCTTCTCTGCGGAGCCCAAAACGTCACGGTCGACCTAAGCCTGCTCGAGGTAATGGCGTCCTCGCCTTTGGGTACGTCATCCGTAGGTTTTACTCAATCCAAATAG
- a CDS encoding substrate-binding periplasmic protein — MSHRNKQVPFTSSPAGHQAMTRRGFLTLAGTASALALLGCEKDSEPSGDTGTTDAASGDLSGAKLTFVGDDAFAPYRFVEVADDGSQKVVGLDVAVADEMASRLGFTYDFEPQDFSATLASLQGSDTSFTMAMSSNPEREQTYDFTRGYYQPLVGVLTLGDKIESADALADLSIACTTGTVQNKFVLSVAPNADIHTYDGGDQCLQEVLAGRIQAYVCDGAEGIAMQAANPDTTIGFLPRTQTSDYVGVYRIMAKKGAPFVSAFDACVGEMLDDGTLDALIAQWVGEDFVWGGSTADAGTSTVSAS; from the coding sequence ATGAGCCACCGCAACAAGCAGGTTCCCTTCACATCCAGCCCCGCCGGGCACCAGGCGATGACCCGCCGGGGCTTCCTGACGCTCGCGGGAACGGCGTCCGCGCTCGCGCTCCTGGGGTGCGAGAAGGACTCCGAGCCCTCCGGGGACACCGGCACCACCGACGCCGCCTCGGGCGACCTCTCCGGCGCCAAGCTCACCTTCGTGGGCGACGACGCCTTCGCGCCCTACCGCTTTGTCGAGGTCGCCGATGACGGCAGCCAGAAGGTCGTGGGGCTCGACGTCGCGGTCGCGGACGAGATGGCCAGCCGCCTCGGCTTCACCTACGACTTCGAGCCGCAGGACTTCTCGGCGACCCTCGCGTCACTTCAGGGCAGCGACACGTCGTTCACCATGGCCATGTCCTCCAACCCCGAGCGCGAGCAGACCTACGACTTCACGCGCGGCTACTATCAGCCCCTCGTGGGTGTCTTGACCCTGGGCGACAAGATCGAGAGCGCCGACGCCCTCGCGGACCTCTCCATCGCCTGCACCACCGGCACAGTCCAGAACAAGTTCGTTCTCTCCGTGGCTCCGAACGCCGACATCCACACCTACGACGGCGGCGACCAGTGCCTCCAGGAGGTGCTCGCCGGACGCATCCAAGCCTACGTCTGCGACGGTGCCGAGGGCATCGCCATGCAGGCGGCCAACCCGGACACCACGATCGGCTTTCTTCCCCGCACACAGACAAGTGACTACGTGGGCGTCTATCGCATCATGGCCAAGAAGGGCGCCCCCTTCGTCTCCGCGTTCGACGCCTGCGTGGGCGAGATGCTCGACGACGGCACCCTCGACGCCCTCATCGCCCAGTGGGTGGGCGAGGACTTCGTCTGGGGCGGCTCCACCGCAGACGCGGGCACGAGCACGGTGAGCGCGAGCTAG
- a CDS encoding phosphate acyltransferase, which produces MQTLRERAAWRPQRVAFPEADNETMMRAVAELTSAGLAECMLVGKGEVLRGLAEERGISLAGVEVIDVSDEEENARVAARYLARPDCPYKAKGVARRMTRPLEHALIMQVLGDVDVTFAGISSATGDIILAAQTIVGLDLGVDVVSSCGIADVPGWEGGEGGLLAFGDSAVCVDPDPSELASIAIATCDTVEALTGWEPRCALLSHSTDGSEESNLVDKVRAARDLAQGRRPDLKIDGELQFDAAVRPDVAAKKVRRASDVAGRANIVIWPDINVGNIGVKIIQNLARADAYGPMLQGFKKIVCDCSRSAPVSEIVGNVVMSCVRAQARGAR; this is translated from the coding sequence ATGCAGACCCTGCGCGAGCGAGCGGCCTGGCGCCCGCAGCGCGTCGCCTTTCCCGAGGCCGACAACGAGACGATGATGCGTGCCGTGGCCGAGCTCACGTCTGCCGGCCTCGCCGAGTGCATGCTCGTGGGCAAGGGCGAGGTCCTGCGCGGACTGGCCGAGGAGCGCGGCATCTCGCTTGCGGGCGTCGAGGTGATCGACGTGTCCGACGAGGAAGAGAACGCACGCGTCGCCGCGCGCTACCTCGCGCGACCCGACTGCCCCTATAAGGCCAAGGGCGTCGCTCGCCGCATGACGCGCCCCCTCGAGCACGCGCTCATCATGCAGGTGCTCGGTGACGTGGACGTGACCTTTGCCGGCATCTCCTCGGCCACGGGCGACATCATCCTCGCTGCCCAGACGATCGTAGGCCTGGATCTTGGAGTGGATGTCGTGAGCTCCTGCGGCATTGCCGACGTCCCCGGATGGGAGGGAGGCGAGGGAGGCCTTCTCGCCTTTGGCGACTCTGCCGTGTGCGTGGACCCCGATCCCTCCGAGCTCGCCTCCATAGCCATCGCTACCTGCGACACCGTGGAGGCCCTCACGGGCTGGGAGCCGCGCTGCGCCTTGCTCAGCCACTCCACCGACGGCTCCGAGGAGTCCAATCTCGTGGACAAGGTCCGTGCTGCTCGCGACCTTGCCCAGGGGCGCCGGCCGGACCTCAAGATCGACGGGGAGCTTCAGTTCGACGCGGCCGTTCGTCCAGACGTGGCCGCCAAGAAGGTTCGCCGCGCAAGCGACGTCGCCGGACGCGCCAATATCGTGATTTGGCCGGACATCAACGTTGGCAACATCGGAGTCAAAATCATCCAGAACCTCGCCCGCGCCGACGCCTACGGACCCATGCTCCAGGGCTTTAAGAAGATAGTCTGCGACTGCTCGCGTTCCGCCCCGGTCTCCGAAATCGTGGGCAACGTGGTCATGAGCTGCGTGCGCGCCCAGGCCCGGGGAGCGCGGTAG
- a CDS encoding 6-phosphofructokinase has translation MLRIGLLTSGGDCQALNATMRGIVKMLYKNASEPVEVYGFEDGYQGLIYERYRLMDWADFSGVLTQGGTILGTSRTPFKLLDVPEADGVNKVEAMKHTYHKLKLDCLFMLGGNGSTKTANRLAEEGLNVIALPKTIDNDTWGTDMTFGFPSAIDVATRCIDDIHTTASSHGRVFVIEIMGHKVGWIPLYAGVAGGADVILIPEIPYDMDNVVAAIEEREKSGGRFAIVVVAEGAISREEAALSKKAYKKKVAERVKPSVAYDIAEEIAARTGREIRVAVPGHTQRGGAPDAQDRIFATQCGVEAARACLDGEFGVMVSQHNGEMRLVPLEDVAGKLKYVDPKSDLVREAKLLGISFGDE, from the coding sequence ATGCTCAGAATAGGCCTGCTCACGAGCGGCGGCGACTGCCAGGCGCTCAATGCCACGATGCGCGGCATCGTCAAGATGCTCTACAAGAACGCCTCCGAGCCCGTCGAGGTCTACGGGTTCGAGGACGGCTACCAGGGGCTCATCTACGAACGCTACCGCCTGATGGACTGGGCGGACTTCTCAGGCGTCCTCACGCAGGGCGGCACAATCCTGGGCACGAGCCGCACGCCATTCAAGCTGCTCGACGTTCCCGAGGCCGACGGCGTGAACAAGGTCGAGGCCATGAAGCACACCTATCACAAGCTCAAGCTCGACTGCCTCTTCATGCTGGGAGGCAACGGCTCTACCAAGACGGCCAACCGCCTCGCCGAGGAGGGGCTCAACGTCATAGCGCTGCCCAAGACGATCGACAACGACACCTGGGGCACGGACATGACCTTCGGCTTCCCCAGCGCCATCGACGTGGCCACCCGCTGCATCGACGACATCCACACCACGGCGAGCTCGCACGGGCGCGTCTTCGTCATCGAGATCATGGGCCACAAGGTCGGATGGATTCCCCTGTACGCAGGCGTGGCCGGCGGCGCTGACGTCATTCTCATCCCCGAGATTCCCTACGACATGGACAACGTGGTAGCCGCCATCGAGGAGCGCGAGAAGAGCGGCGGGCGCTTCGCCATCGTCGTGGTGGCCGAGGGAGCGATCTCGCGCGAAGAGGCGGCCCTGTCCAAGAAGGCCTACAAGAAGAAGGTCGCCGAGCGCGTGAAGCCCTCCGTGGCCTACGACATCGCCGAGGAGATCGCCGCGCGCACCGGCCGCGAGATCCGCGTCGCCGTCCCCGGCCACACGCAGCGCGGCGGCGCCCCCGACGCTCAGGACCGGATCTTCGCGACCCAGTGCGGCGTCGAGGCGGCGCGAGCGTGCCTCGACGGCGAGTTTGGCGTCATGGTCTCCCAGCACAACGGCGAGATGCGCCTCGTGCCGCTCGAAGACGTCGCCGGCAAGCTCAAGTACGTCGATCCCAAGAGCGATTTGGTCCGCGAGGCCAAGCTTTTGGGCATCAGCTTCGGCGACGAGTAG
- a CDS encoding transaldolase family protein has product MLEFCLDTGDLDMVRKASKIYPLNCYSMNPSIAVRCLKGTGKSFIQNALDIREVIGEDVPFFLEAMGDTAEEMVEDAQAMVKAVPGNTLVKIAACPEGFKAIRMLCELEIPTSCTAIYTFNQAMLAAMAGASYVAVYVSRLDKNGGNGIDVVRRIKQAFLGHDISCVVSAASLKTPLALQEAIEAGADNVTVDLDMLDALAVHPMTQKTLETFKSDWEGLFGKGIRIANMVD; this is encoded by the coding sequence ATGCTTGAGTTTTGTCTTGATACGGGCGATCTCGACATGGTAAGGAAGGCTAGCAAGATATATCCCCTCAACTGCTACAGCATGAACCCGAGCATCGCAGTCAGATGTCTCAAGGGCACGGGAAAGTCTTTCATTCAAAATGCCCTGGACATCCGTGAGGTCATCGGTGAGGATGTGCCCTTCTTCCTCGAGGCCATGGGAGATACGGCTGAGGAGATGGTCGAGGACGCACAGGCCATGGTCAAGGCGGTGCCCGGTAACACCCTCGTCAAGATTGCGGCATGCCCCGAGGGCTTCAAGGCCATTCGAATGCTCTGCGAGCTGGAAATTCCCACATCCTGCACCGCAATCTATACCTTCAATCAGGCCATGCTCGCCGCAATGGCCGGCGCCTCCTACGTCGCCGTGTACGTGAGCCGCCTTGACAAGAATGGCGGAAATGGAATCGACGTCGTCCGGCGGATCAAGCAGGCGTTCCTTGGCCATGACATCAGCTGCGTCGTCAGCGCCGCCTCGCTTAAGACACCTCTTGCGCTACAGGAGGCCATCGAGGCCGGTGCCGATAATGTCACCGTGGACCTCGACATGCTCGACGCACTCGCTGTCCACCCCATGACCCAGAAGACCCTCGAGACCTTCAAGTCCGACTGGGAGGGCCTGTTCGGGAAAGGGATTCGCATAGCAAATATGGTCGACTAG
- a CDS encoding PTS system mannose/fructose/sorbose family transporter subunit IID has protein sequence MTTSSSEKKLSKKELSSIFWRTFTTSHAWHYERQQHLSFCFAMIPTIKKLYDKPEDRIAAYKRHLEFYNCQTTMQPLITSIVAAMEEENANNEEFDTSSISSMKVALMGPLAGIGDSLIAGTLRIIATGIVGGLCMGGSILGPILFLALYNVITIALRYLGVKYGYNLGENIISQVSDASVMQKLTAALSIVGLMVIGGMIATNVVVTTPLAFDLSGTAFSLQETLDSIFPALLPVGVFAGLFALNKRGVNVLAQIIGIMVIGVVLGIFGILG, from the coding sequence ATGACAACGAGTTCTAGCGAGAAGAAACTCAGCAAGAAGGAACTCTCGAGCATCTTCTGGAGAACGTTCACCACCTCGCATGCCTGGCACTACGAGCGTCAGCAGCACCTGTCCTTCTGCTTCGCCATGATTCCGACTATCAAGAAGCTCTATGACAAGCCCGAGGATCGCATCGCGGCCTACAAGCGCCATCTCGAGTTCTACAACTGCCAGACGACCATGCAGCCTCTCATCACGAGCATCGTCGCAGCCATGGAGGAAGAGAACGCCAACAACGAGGAGTTCGACACGTCCTCGATCAGCTCCATGAAAGTCGCGCTCATGGGTCCCCTCGCGGGAATCGGAGACTCTCTCATCGCGGGAACCCTGCGCATCATCGCGACGGGCATCGTTGGCGGCTTGTGCATGGGCGGGAGCATCCTAGGCCCGATCCTCTTCCTCGCCCTCTACAACGTTATCACGATTGCCTTGCGCTACCTGGGCGTTAAGTACGGCTACAACCTCGGTGAGAACATCATCTCCCAGGTGTCTGACGCGAGCGTAATGCAGAAGCTAACCGCCGCGCTCTCGATCGTCGGCCTCATGGTCATCGGGGGCATGATCGCCACCAACGTCGTAGTCACCACTCCCCTTGCGTTCGACCTCAGCGGTACGGCCTTCTCACTCCAGGAGACGCTTGACTCCATCTTCCCGGCCCTCCTGCCCGTCGGAGTGTTCGCGGGCCTCTTTGCCCTCAATAAGAGGGGTGTCAACGTTCTTGCGCAGATTATCGGGATCATGGTGATCGGCGTTGTGCTGGGCATCTTCGGAATCCTTGGATAG
- a CDS encoding glycerol dehydrogenase — protein MRTWGSVGHYLQGPDVIGEVGRYAGLFGTSHLFVIDSFVQGLLGKRLFSSYEARPECSHETVLFEGEISRTTIADIESQICGAPDVIVAVGGGKVIDVAKMLAAKRKVSLVVCPTIAATDAPTSAMSILYTDDGTMNDIVIHTKNPDLVLVDTRVIANAPVRFLSAGIGDALSTYYEGLSNEKTGHANYVWCDTESGTQTLAGRAIAQQCAATLERDGASAVQACRENLVTPALENVVEANVLMSGIGFENVGCSLAHGLGNAMTVVAQGVRSLHGERVGFSTLSLLVAEDYSSEHIERVARLCVSCGVPTTFEELNLNPSEQDLEMIADAALAAESWGASPVHLRRGEVVDLMKATDALGWSVRKEMGA, from the coding sequence ATGCGCACGTGGGGATCCGTCGGACACTATCTGCAGGGACCGGACGTCATCGGTGAGGTCGGACGCTACGCAGGTCTCTTTGGCACGTCACACCTCTTTGTCATCGACTCGTTCGTACAAGGGCTTCTGGGCAAGCGGCTCTTCTCATCCTATGAGGCTCGTCCCGAGTGCTCTCACGAGACGGTGCTCTTTGAGGGAGAGATCTCGCGTACCACAATCGCGGACATTGAGTCTCAAATCTGCGGAGCTCCCGACGTCATCGTAGCCGTAGGGGGCGGCAAGGTCATCGACGTGGCCAAGATGCTCGCTGCGAAGCGCAAGGTGAGCCTCGTGGTCTGCCCGACCATCGCGGCGACAGACGCCCCCACAAGCGCGATGTCGATTCTCTACACCGACGACGGCACAATGAACGACATCGTTATCCACACCAAGAACCCTGATCTTGTCCTTGTTGACACTAGGGTCATTGCCAATGCACCCGTGAGGTTTCTCTCGGCGGGAATCGGCGACGCGCTCTCAACCTACTACGAGGGCCTCTCGAACGAGAAGACGGGCCATGCCAACTACGTCTGGTGCGATACTGAGTCGGGGACTCAGACCCTGGCCGGCCGCGCTATAGCGCAGCAGTGCGCCGCCACGCTCGAGCGCGATGGCGCGTCGGCCGTCCAGGCCTGCCGAGAGAATCTCGTGACCCCCGCCCTCGAAAACGTTGTGGAGGCGAACGTTCTCATGAGCGGAATCGGCTTCGAGAACGTGGGCTGTTCGCTCGCGCACGGCCTCGGCAACGCCATGACAGTCGTTGCTCAAGGCGTGCGATCCCTGCACGGCGAGCGTGTGGGGTTCTCGACGCTGAGCCTGCTCGTTGCGGAGGACTATTCCTCAGAGCACATCGAGAGGGTGGCCAGGCTCTGCGTGTCCTGCGGCGTGCCCACAACGTTCGAGGAGCTCAACCTAAACCCCAGCGAGCAGGACCTGGAGATGATTGCCGATGCCGCCCTCGCCGCAGAATCGTGGGGAGCGAGCCCCGTGCATCTGCGCCGTGGCGAGGTTGTGGACCTCATGAAAGCGACCGACGCGCTCGGATGGAGTGTCCGAAAGGAGATGGGCGCGTAG
- a CDS encoding PTS mannose/fructose/sorbose/N-acetylgalactosamine transporter subunit IIC codes for MLLQALLIGLIVFIGKADYFVGTALLGRPLVLGALVGLALGDVSTGIIIGFQLELVFMGMQAIGASVPPDMIVGSVLGTAFALTTGNGINTAITIAMPAAVLSAFVVNLFYGVITPIMARSADRFAEQDNDRGITAIFLANGFLFDVTFAIIAFVAFLFGGDAVSALVASIPAWLTTGIAIATGILPALGFAQLVTMIVSKQTAVFLLLGFLLAAYLKVPILGIVCFAIVIVGVLMMAHIFIPSQNRSLETEADDDNEF; via the coding sequence ATGTTACTACAGGCACTACTTATCGGACTCATCGTGTTCATAGGCAAAGCCGACTACTTCGTCGGCACGGCCCTGCTCGGAAGGCCCCTCGTCTTGGGAGCCCTCGTCGGACTAGCGCTGGGGGACGTCAGCACGGGCATCATCATCGGATTTCAGCTCGAGCTAGTCTTCATGGGAATGCAGGCGATAGGAGCCTCAGTCCCACCCGACATGATCGTGGGATCGGTCCTGGGGACCGCCTTCGCCCTCACGACCGGCAACGGCATCAACACAGCAATCACTATCGCCATGCCCGCTGCGGTGCTCTCCGCCTTTGTCGTCAACCTGTTCTACGGTGTCATAACCCCCATCATGGCCCGTTCGGCCGACAGGTTCGCTGAGCAGGACAACGACCGCGGCATCACTGCGATCTTCCTTGCCAACGGCTTCCTCTTTGACGTCACCTTTGCCATCATCGCGTTCGTAGCCTTTCTCTTTGGGGGCGACGCCGTCTCCGCACTCGTGGCAAGCATCCCGGCTTGGCTCACCACGGGCATCGCCATCGCGACCGGCATCCTTCCCGCGCTCGGCTTCGCCCAGCTCGTGACCATGATCGTCTCCAAGCAGACCGCCGTCTTCCTGCTGCTCGGCTTTTTGCTGGCGGCCTACCTCAAGGTGCCCATCCTCGGCATCGTTTGCTTTGCCATCGTGATTGTCGGCGTCCTGATGATGGCGCACATCTTTATTCCCTCGCAAAATCGCTCACTTGAGACGGAGGCTGACGATGACAACGAGTTCTAG
- a CDS encoding ABC transporter ATPase encodes MCTWSRQLILQDVILALVINTSATLLTGTPLAWSTWYPFTCVAFMTNVIAQLLLPAGSWAHTLTSALGNASWRIYAQIFLENLVFVTIISLMEAFTQVGVAGMLDAWWPTYLWLVLIGYVTSVILYLAFKPRSTTYEKTRSTELK; translated from the coding sequence ATGTGCACGTGGAGCCGTCAGCTTATTCTGCAGGATGTCATCTTGGCCCTGGTCATCAACACGAGCGCGACGCTGCTCACGGGAACTCCACTCGCATGGTCCACGTGGTACCCCTTCACCTGCGTCGCCTTCATGACTAACGTCATTGCCCAGCTGCTTTTGCCTGCGGGCTCCTGGGCCCACACGCTTACCTCTGCCTTGGGAAATGCAAGCTGGCGGATCTATGCCCAGATATTCTTGGAGAACCTCGTCTTCGTCACGATCATCTCTCTTATGGAGGCGTTCACACAGGTGGGTGTCGCGGGCATGCTCGATGCGTGGTGGCCGACCTACCTCTGGCTCGTGCTCATCGGCTACGTGACCTCCGTCATACTCTATCTGGCGTTCAAGCCGCGCAGCACGACGTACGAAAAAACGAGGAGCACCGAGCTCAAGTAG